In Ananas comosus cultivar F153 linkage group 10, ASM154086v1, whole genome shotgun sequence, the following proteins share a genomic window:
- the LOC109716741 gene encoding exonuclease 1 yields the protein MGIQNLLRFMRPFIEPVHIKKYSGKRVGIDAYSWMHKGAYSCSMELCLGSQCDVAKRYLKYFMHHINLLRHYNVIPVVVFDGGNTPSKSATEDERHRRREANLVQANEKLKEGDVGVAVEFFRKAVQITPSMAHQLIQILRSESVEFVVAPYEADAQLAYLATLEADQGGITAVITEDSDLIAYGCKSIIFKMDRFGNGEEFLMDRIFSAVTEGLSFKHFDKEMFTGMCVLAGCDFLPSIPGIGTKRAYSLVSKYKNLDRVLSVLKLDKKYRVPEDYSDSFGKAIAIFHHARIYDVETKALKHLKPLEQKYLQYLNGDLDLLGPELPSSMAAAIAEGNLNPITMEAFNQTPAAESCAAFDHIDKNESQTSSAEESCITILSDLSRNQDIIAIDEISLDKNKYMKEALALTKLIAPSRCNQEVENKVEWKEIPKNNPFKKRKLENQQQERQNITESASVLTNVEQAGTVWSQVSQESVESKPMKKLLIDKQEISKKARSRNGRSNAKSERNGILKFFRRL from the exons ATGGGTATTCAAAATCTCCTCCGATTCATGAGACCCTTCATCGAGCCCGTCCACATCAAGAAATACTCGGGCAAGAGG GTTGGTATTGATGCTTATTCATGGATGCACAAGGGAG CTTATTCTTGCAGCATGGAGCTGTGCCTCGGCTCACAATGCGACGTCGCGAAGCGTTATCTCAAGTACTTCATGCATCACATTAATCTTCTTCGGCATTATAATGTCATTCCGGTGGTCGTTTTCGACGGCGGTAATACTCCGTCCAAGTCGGCTACCGAGGACGAGCGCCACAG GAGAAGGGAAGCTAATCTTGTGCAGGCCAATGAGAAACTCAAGGAAGGAGATGTCGGCGTTGCAGTCGAATTTTTTCGA AAAGCTGTTCAGATTACTCCATCAATGGCTCATCAACTTATTCAG ATCTTAAGGTCGGAAAGTGTAGAATTCGTAGTTGCTCCCTATGAAGCTGACGCGCAATTGGCATATCTTGCTACTCTTGAAGCTGATCAAGGCGGCATTACTGCTGTTATAACCGAAGACAGCGACTTGATAGCTTACGGTTGCAAATCA ATCATATTTAAAATGGATAGGTTTGGAAATGGTGAAGAGTTTTTGATGGATAGAATCTTCAGCGCTGTCACTGAGGGGTTGTCCTTCAAGCATTTTGATAAAGAAATGTTCACAG GAATGTGTGTCCTAGCTGGTTGTGATTTTCTTCCTTCTATTCCGGGAATAGGTACTAAAAGAGCATATAGCTTGGTCTCGAAGTATAAGAATTTAGATCGT GTTCTATCAGTTCTGAAACTCGATAAAAAGTACAGAGTACCAGAAGATTACTCTGATTCTTTCGGAAAGGCCATTGCAATCTTTCACCATGCAAGAAT ATATGATGTTGAAACTAAAGCACTTAAACATTTGAAGCCTTTGGAACAGAAATATCTACAGTATCTAAATGGAGACCTCGATCTTCTTGGACC AGAGCTTCCATCATCAATGGCCGCTGCTATCGCTGAAGGTAACTTAAATCCTATTACCATGGAGGCATTTAACCAAACTCCTGCAGCTGAAAGCTGCGCAGCATTCGATCACATCGACAAAAATGAGTCACAAACATCGTCAGCAGAAGAGAGTTGCATCACCATCTTGTCGGACCTTTCAAGAAACCAAGATATCATAG CTATTGACGAGATCTCCTTGGACAAAAACAAGTACATGAAAGAAGCTCTTGCACTAACCAAATTGATTGCGCCATCCAGATGTAATCAAGAGGTAGAGAACAAAGTAGAATGGAAAGAAATCCCCAAGAACAATCCATTTAAGAAGAGGAAGTTAGAGAATCAACAACAGGAGAGACAGAACATTACTGAGTCGGCTTCGGTACTGACTAACGTCGAACAGGCTGGCACAGTGTGGTCACAGGTGTCGCAAGAGAGTGTGGAGTCGAAGCCTATGAAGAAACTCTTGATCGACAAACAAGAGATCTCCAAAAAAGCTAGAAGTAGAAATGGCCGAAGTAATGCGAAAAGTGAGAGAAATggtattcttaaattttttcgGCGATTGTAG
- the LOC109716540 gene encoding heavy metal-associated isoprenylated plant protein 32-like, with product MTKDEDFKLLKIQTHLLRVNIHCDGCKQKVKKLLQKIEGVFSVRIDVEQQKVSVTGTVGSEALIKKLLRAGKHAELWSNNSKNSSQNQQKPNSQKQQQQKQNGPPNLKDCNKNNNSSSNNNKDQAKQGLMQGLKAFKNQHKKQLPSLSSDDEDFYDDDDDDYLDDIDDDELRFLGDKMNQFNFLRQGNQQQAGNGQKKGNGNGSGGNNNGGGKKGVGGGGGNPNQNQNQGKNVNGGAEQKGVNIAAGNGKMGANAHFGGGGINLNAGDGKRMMTGMNGMGGMNGMMGLHHGLGGNGFYGHGAQQQQQQQHHQFQQQQQHQLQLQQQHQQHQQQQQQQNPMMMNMNMNMAHHAPAAAAAAAPPPSASMMNNLRGMNGNMMMMHDNRYMQQPQMMYHRSPQIPPYTGYYQCYPSPYYYYQNNNHHSETGDYGAHIFSDENTSSCVVM from the exons ATGACTAAAGATGAGGACTTTAAGCTCCTTAAGATCCag ACCCATTTACTCAGAGTGAACATACACTGTGATGGGTGTAAGCAAAAAGTGAAGAAGCTACTCCAGAAGATTGAAG ggGTCTTCTCAGTGCGCATAGATGTTGAGCAGCAGAAGGTCTCAGTGACTGGGACTGTGGGCTCAGAAGCTCTGATCAAGAAGCTGCTGAGAGCAGGCAAGCATGCAGAGCTCTGGTCTAACAACAGCAAGAACAGCTCCCAGAACCAGCAGAAGCCCAACTcccagaagcagcagcagcagaagcaaaaTGGTCCTCCCAACCTCAAGGATTGTAACAAgaacaacaacagcagcagcaacaacaacaaggATCAGGCAAAGCAAGGGCTCATGCAGGGGCTCAAGGCCTTCAAGAACCAGCACAAGAAGCAGCTCCCCTCACTGAGCTCTGATGATGAGGATttttatgatgatgatgatgatgattatcTGGATGATATTGATGATGATGAGCTTAGGTTTCTTGGGGACAAGATGAACCAGTTTAATTTCCTGAGGCAGGGGAATCAACAGCAAGCAGGAAATGGGCAGAAGAAGGGGAATGGGAATGGAAGTGGTGGGAATAATAATGGAGGTGGGAAAAAGGgggttggtggtggtggtgggaacCCAAATCAGAACCAAAATCAAGGGAAAAATGTGAATGGTGGGGCTGAGCAGAAAGGGGTTAACATTGCTGCAGGAAATGGCAAGATGGGTGCTAATGCCCACTTTGGGGGTGGGGGGATTAATCTGAATGCTGGGGATGGTAAGAGGATGATGACTGGGATGAATGGGATGGGTGGCATGAATGGCATGATGGGTCTTCATCATGGGCTTGGGGGAAATGGCTTCTATGGCCATGGGGcccagcaacagcagcagcagcagcaccaccagttccagcagcagcagcagcaccagctCCAGCTccagcagcagcatcagcagcatcagcagcagcagcagcagcagaaccCCATGATGATGAACATGAACATGAACATGGCCCACCAtgcaccagcagcagcagcagcagctgcaccACCCCCATCAGCATCCATGATGAACAATCTCAGGGGCATGAATGGCaacatgatgatgatgcatgACAACAGATACATGCAGCAGCCCCAGATGATGTATCACAGGTCCCCTCAGATCCCACCTTACACTGGCTACTACCAGTGCTACCCAAGCCCCTACTACTACTACCAAAACAACAACCACCACTCAGAGACTGGTGATTATGGTGCCCACATTTTCAGTGATGAGAACACAAGCAGTTGTGTGGTGATGTAA
- the LOC109716004 gene encoding uncharacterized protein LOC109716004, whose translation MARALLGGRHFLRSVRPRLITSSASQRLGVSMSAPSVEICSRTCCVPTIQGSRTYARERSRYDLFRKERPGDEEFRKAWAENVDEEDCLWTGSEEDEEDKGANRTDLEREIKKVKKQAKENANLIDADDSDELRSICSESDEEKALWSGSECDDDDDIPTEAHPNERSDPYIDKIFEFEETPKYRTISELLKAEKEPPELSPGKLARKLAVENALKKLKKGPDGRYINVFDVMTDLDILIGAFENIVSGPEYAELREGGPKKLNIQFFKDIQARMRDPNFKFSPEMKLKPKSKFVSRKKWQKAQSRRRKNERR comes from the exons ATGGCTCGAGCTCTCCTCGGTGGGCGCCATTTCCTTCGTAGCGTTCGACCTCGTTTGATCACATCTTCGGCCTCTCAAAG GTTGGGAGTATCAATGTCGGCGCCATCGGTTGAGATTTGTAGTAGAACGTGTTGTGTTCCCACCATTCAAG GATCACGAACCTATGCTCGCGAGCGCTCACGTTATGACTTGTTTCGTAAAGAAAGACCCGGCGATGAAGAATTTAGAAAAGCTTGGGCAGAGAATGTCGATGAGGAGGACTGCTTATGGACTGGCagtgaggaagatgaagaagataagGGTGCCAATCGTACTGATTTAGAGAGGGAGAttaagaaagtgaaaaagcaagCCAAAGAAAATGCAAACCTAATTGATGCCGACGACAGCGATGAGCTGAGGAGTATATGCTCCGAGAGTGATGAAGAGAAAGCTCTATGGAGTGGTAGTGAatgtgatgatgatgatgacataCCTACCGAGGCACACCCTAATGAGCGAAGCGATCcgtatatagataaaatatttgaatttgaggAGACACCAAAATACCGCACCATTTCGGAGTTGTTAAAAGCTGAAAAGGAACCCCCTGAGCTCTCTCCAGGAAAGCTAGCTAGAAAGCTTGCAGTGGAAAATGCACTTAAAAAGTTAAAGAAAGGGCCTGATGGGCGTTACATAAATGTATTTGATGTAATGACTGATTTAGATATTTtgattggtgcttttgagaatATTGTATCGGGACCAGAATATGCAGAGCTAAGAGAGGGTGGACCAAAAAAGCTTAATATACAGTTTTTTAAGGATATCCAGGCGCGCATGAGAGATccgaatttcaaattttcgcCTGAGATGAAGCTAAAGCCGAAGAGTAAATTTGTTTCGAGGAAAAAGTGGCAGAAAGCTCAATCTAGGCGGAGAAAAAATGAGAGGCGTTAA